In Hemicordylus capensis ecotype Gifberg chromosome 17, rHemCap1.1.pri, whole genome shotgun sequence, the DNA window GACTAGTCTCGGAGTAAGTACAGCAAAGCCACAGAAATGACACATTTTAATGGacctggcaggagcttctccaggGCGGGCTGTAGAAGCATTTCAGTGGGGTGCTGAGAGCAAAACAATCCCCCCTCCGGACACAGTCTTGCCTGGGGGGTCCTGCTCAGGCTGGAAGCCCCCTCCTCTTGCCCTGGGACATCTTGTGCCTTTCTGAAATAAGACAGAACACCCATCCCCGTCGTAACTGCATACAAGAGAGAATTTTAGGACATGCCGCTTCTTTCTGTGACATTCCCTCTTCTGGGCACAGAAAcaacccctgcctgctgcctcatTCGGCCTGCCTAGAAACTCAGAGGATGGTGGTGCTTACTCAGCGGCACTTTGTTGATGTTCAGAAGCACTCTTGGCGTGATTGCTTCACATTGGGGAGGAACTGGACgccactgcatgcagaaggtccctagttcaatccctggcagcatctccagttagagctgggaaagactcctgtctgaaacccaggaaatccgctgccagtcagtgcagacaatcctggaATAGAGGGGccaaggttctgactcggtacgtagcagcttcatatgctcatgTTTCACAGCTGGCACTCTGGCATTTTATAAACATTCAGTGGGGGGCAAATGCTGCTAAGCTGGGGCTTAGTTCATGCTTTGCCCCCTCCCTAACTAAACCAGGAAGGGGACCCTTTCCCGGATGCTATTTAACTTGAGTTTCCTCCCTCCCCGGGAACAGTAGCCTCCTGCCTCTGTGCAGGATTGGTGCAGCTATTCCTGACATGGAGTTGGAAGAAGAAGGTTCTGGTTGGAAGGGGAGAAATGGGCAATTCTCGTTTTACAGTCTTTGTGGTGCTTTGCTGCCCGTCAAGAAACGAgcgctctctctttccttcttcggCAAGCTATGCGGAACTTCTGAGTCTGAAGCGGTTTGCCAGTTCCTCCTTCCTGGTTCCTCTTTGAGACTGTGTCTGAAACTGCCTCTTAGAACACAGTTCCTTGTTCCTTGGTGATCACTTCACTAAACTGGGGGCCCGCTCAGACAGGGATGGGTGGGGAGTGCCCTATTAGTCAGAAAGGAAACTTCAGATAAAGTGGAGCCTATATCTTGTCACTTACCTCGGATACTGAcaagatcagatcagatcataGTCTatttcagtcatagaccagcatgtAATCAACAATTTACAGTAGCTTCCAACTGAGCGATGAAAACTTTACGaaacttaaaaacaatcaaacagaacttggccacatttaccgAAATCGTTTCTTTATATCTCTAATTTCTTTTCTTTATATCTCTATATATCTTATATAAAGAAATTTTGTTTCTTTATATCTCTAATTTCCTCCACTAAAATGAGATCTCTGTCGCTGTTAACTCACCAGCCAAAAGATCTACATTTAGCTGCACAACGTTGGCCTTCCAGTTGTTGTTTATGGACTAcaacccacaatccccagccacagtggccaatggggtgatgggagttgtagtccaccatctgcagaagggctacTTATTCGAAAGGTAACAAATTGCCCTGGCAGGAAGCCCCACCCTCTGCAGTTCTGTGCAAGTTGCTGTCTGCAAAATTTGAAGAGATAGGACCAGGATGAGCAGTGACTCATACAGAGATGCTATAAACAGGCTCCTTGGAGGGTGGGTCTCTGCTCCATCCTTTTGCTTTCAGAATAACTGAGTGATCCTATCGCAGAATTAGGCTGGAGGCAAGTTGGACCccaactgaacataagaacagccctgaaccccaaggaagcccatttagtccagcatcctgtttcacacagtggttcaccagatgctggaagcccacaggcaggagttgagggcatgccctctctcctgctgagactcccctgcaactggtactcagaggcattctgaggctggaggtggcctagagccctcagactagtagccgatgatagacctctcctccctgaagttatccaaacccctcttcaagccagctgtttgtgatctgttccacagtcgcCCCCTGGCCAGGTCTTTGGTGCTATAACTGTTATAACTATAAATATTCATTAATCTTATGCAATAACCATTGCTATACATATAACACTGAAATGGCtgagaatttaaaacaaaaaaccctaacaCATccttaccacatcttgtggcagaaattccccaagttgattatgcattgtgtgaaaaagtacttccgtttgttggtcctaaatttcctagcaatcaatttcatgggatgacccctggttctagtgttatgtaagagggagaagaatttctctccatccactttctccacaccatgcatgattttatagacctctgtcatgtctccccgcagtcgtcttttttctaaactaaaaagccccaggtgttgtagccttgcctcataaggaaggtgctctaggtccttgatcatcttggttgaactcttctgcaccttttccagttctaccatatccttttttagatgtggtgaccgaATTGTATGCCGTACTCTAGGTGTGGTCactccatagttttgtataagggcattgcaatattagcagtattatttgcaatccccttcctaatgatcctcaACTGAATGACCCTATTGTAGAattgcccacccctgctggagGCAAATTTGAAGGAGGCCAGGCCAGAACAGGGACTCTTGCAAGAGATTCAATAGTGGCCGCTTGCCCAGGGGGTGAGTGATTTTGGCTCCCAGGAACCTCAGATGATTATTATTTGTCTTTTATATAGTACCATTACACAGACTGAGAAGACAAGTCTCTGCCCCGAAGGGCTCCCAGTCTGAAAGCAGGCAAAGGGAGAAAACGGAGGAAGGAGAAGCCGAAGCAAGGGTAAGCTCAATGCGCTAATGgagaacaaaatggctgccgcggtTCTGGCCCACGAGCTCTCCTTCCAAGCTCAGCTCGAGCAGAACATTGAAAGAGAAGAACGAGCCCGCATCAGCCTCGGCCTGGGGAAGAGGGAACGGACTGCCTTGCTCGAAGAACTCATGGGGTGGGGGTTACCCCACATGGAGAGGTGGGAACACGGGAAAAGGGGATCTCCTCCGAGCGGGGAAACTGGCGGGCCGAAAGCACGACAAGGGCACGCAACGCCAGCCTGGAATGACATGCGGCCACCTCCACTGACCCAGAAAGATGATGTCGAGGCCTATCTGGCCACCTTTGAGTGTGTGGCTGAGGCCTGCTGGTGGCCAAGGGACCACTGGGCATCTCGGCTCGCGCCAGCCCTCAGCGGGAGCGCCCAGCAGGCCTATTACGCCCTGGGGCCCTGCGGCAGGAAAGACTACAAGCAGCTGAAGGAGGCCATCTTGAAAGGCTACAACATCACTGCGGAGACGCGGCGGCagcgcttcaggcagttctgctacccaGAGTCCGAGCGTCCCTTGGCGGTCTTGGGCCAGCTCCGGGAGCTGTGCTACCAGTGGCTGAAGCCGGAGAGGCATAGCAAAGAGCAGATCCTGGAGTTGCTGCTTCTGGAGCAGTTTGtggccatcctgcccctggaAACCCAGAGCTGGGTGAGGGAACGGGGTCCGGAGTCCTGTCGGCAGGCAGTGGCCCTGGTAGAAGAGTTTCTGCGGAAGCGGCAAGACGCCAAGCGCTGGGAACAGAAGGTGAGGAGCGAGGCGCGGCTTCCGGTCTCgggcagggaagcagcagagccAAAAGTGATAGGCTGGGAATCTGCCGTGCAGCCTAAGGAACCGGGGCGGCctttccatgaggcgaggtgagatgGTAACCTCAGGCGGCAGGTGCAGGGGATGGCAAATGCCGCCACCTTTCTGCTGCAGGCATAATCTCACTTGCAGGcatcattttattatttcttcctttatttttacatttcgaCTTTGCCACATGGGAGCCCTACTCTGtatcccactccaccccacctggGCGTGCCTCTTCTCCctccgtccccccccccagctctaaCCCTTCCCCCATGgcacccttaccctaacccttaccccaTGGCGCATTAGGGACACGGTGTGCCTGCCACCGCCCCTCCTTTTGCAGACTTAAAGTTAGATCATGCAAAACTAACTCAGGCAGGTTGCAGAAAGGCATGCTTAGACAATCAGCTACTTCAGactgctttctgaagaagagttctgctgAACCTGAAAGCCTGCATGCTACTTGGCGGTCATGAAGAAATTATTGGGATTTCTCTTTCTCAGAAGGGTCTTGTCCTGTTCTCCCTCTATGGAATTGTTGCTTAGGAGTGTCCTCGTTATATGGCAGGTCTGGAGAATAGCAGGTTTTTGCATTATATTTAGCAGAGTTGTGGGTCTCTAAGCCTCGTTTCAAAGTATTTTGAATGATCCCTGTGGCTAATATTAAGAGCAGGGACTGTATGGATGGCTTTGCAGACATGCTCGTTTTTCCAAGGCAATGTgttaggggtttttttgttttaaattcttagCCATTTCAGTGTTATATGTATAGCAATGGTTATTGCATACGATTAATGAATATTTTATAGTTATAACAGTTATAGCACCAAAGACCTGGCCAGGGGGCGATTGTGGAACAGCTCACGAACAGCTCACGtgtaagttccaagtcaagctgaaGCGGAAAAAccaagctatccagtttccatgatataaTCTTGAGAATATACTCagtattttcaaggagaacatcatgaACCTCTTTGAAGTTCTGAGCCGcattgatagggaaccaaaggaactgtggaatgaaatcaaagaagttgttaaggacgaatgcaaaaagagactgccaaagaccaagaaacagaagaaagcaaaatggatgtcagaacagatggtggaaattgccaagaagaggagagaagccaaagtcaagccAGATAAGGAACTCagaagggaatttcagaaagctgttagaagagacaaggaacaggactacaacatctgtaaagaccttgaggatggaaatagacatgaaaAAAAAAGGAAAGTTTTTCAAAAgacctctgaactcagaaggacgTTCCAAACTCTAATTGGTATGTTAAAGgttgccaaaggacagatagtaactgattcagagaagatcaaacagagatggaaggaatatactgaaaatctgtacagcagggacatcagcatCCAAGATACATCCAAGAAaatatcccctacttgcaagaacctctagtacgagaagatgaagttagatcagcactctggtcatcaccaagtcggaaggctacaggaactgatggaatagctacagaaatatggcaggcaggcaggcagaagaatcagtcaaggctctaacgaAACTCTGCCAGCCCCACACAgaatgtctggaggttaccagcatgtgtaccacagttctgagggtgtttatctcaagaaacggtcACAGctggctgaagctgatagaaagcgcctctggccactacctcaaccaggaacaccagggagaggtttggatccagaagcacccccaggctgcgtacttgttccttctgggggagtgtgaccccgtctagaagcAGCCGGTCAAAATCGTCTCCCTGCAtgtggatgactacatgtgagcgctataagatattccccttaagggatggaccATAgcacagtgggagagcatctgctttgcatacaggaggtcccaggttcatctccaggtaggactgggagagacccctcctcctccccgcccgcctgaaactttggagatctgctgccagtcagtgtagacaatactgaaccaaggcttgactcggtagaaggcagcttcctgtgttctttatGTTTATTTGGGAATTAAGCACGCAAGGTTGCAGCCTTACTCTTTGCGTAAGCTGTAGGCACAGTGTTAAGGAGCCGCCGCCCTTCTCAGGCCGAGCAGACTTGCCTTGGGGACGGtgaagaaatatgttaaataaatcaacaaaATAAATAGCGCTCTGTCTGTTCCAGGAGGTGGCGATGGAGACACATGAGCAAAAGCCGACAGCATCAGAAATTGGGCAGAGGTCTCCCTGCCAGGAAGGCGGGTCTGAGCATGGAGTTGACAGCAAATCCGGGCCAGGTAAGGATGgtgcgtgcgcgcgcgtgtgtgtgtgtgtgtgtgtgtgtgtgtgtgtgtgtgtgtgtgtgtgtgacaatgtCATAACTCCCAGGAGATGTTTCCGGCCAGCTCCTTCCCGCCCGGGTGCCTGCAATTCTAGGAATGTTGTGCTCTGTTGATCTTCTTTGCCCTCACTAGAAGTAGACATTAATCTTGCTGCCCTCGAGATAAAGGAATGACACAAACCACACCTTATCGAACGAACGAATGATCACAgaccaaagaaaggaagaaacaCTAAATAATACTGACAATACTAATCGAATACTAATCCAAGTATAACACAGTTACAAAACATTCCAACCAACTGACCATCTTCTGTTGAACCTTCCCCGCAGtaaaacaaaattttgctacactTAAAGATAGCATGTCACCTTAagcggtgcagcggggaaatgcttgactagcaagcagaaggttgccggttcgaatccccgccggtgtgtttccacctatattgggcagcagcaatacaggaaggtgctgaaaggcataatctcttactgcgtgggaggaggcaatgggaaacccctcctgtattctaccaaagaaaaccacagggctctgagcgccagcagttgaaattgacttgacggcacactttacctaaagaTAGCATATCATTCATATCAGATAAAATATAACTTTGGCACACTTTATATATAACTTATCAGAGCACCCTGgataacctttttttaaagccagcaattAATAACTATggatatcattttaaaaaaattgcagtaTAACAAAAAATGAGCTGTTGTTTCAATACTTCCTGAATGGAGGAGAAATCAACTTGCACCCCCAAATGCTCTTCAAAATTCTTCCCTGCAGTTCAAGAGTGTCTAGACTCTAGATAAACCTTTGCACAATCTCCAAATAGTTGATATCTCTGTTTGACATCCATAATGCTTGATTTCAATATCTGAGATGTTGCTTTGATGGTTGATTGCACTAATTTGATACTTGAGTTTTGGTATTTGACAGGGGGCATGCAATGGCATT includes these proteins:
- the LOC128339098 gene encoding zinc finger and SCAN domain-containing protein 23-like, with translation MENKMAAAVLAHELSFQAQLEQNIEREERARISLGLGKRERTALLEELMGWGLPHMERWEHGKRGSPPSGETGGPKARQGHATPAWNDMRPPPLTQKDDVEAYLATFECVAEACWWPRDHWASRLAPALSGSAQQAYYALGPCGRKDYKQLKEAILKGYNITAETRRQRFRQFCYPESERPLAVLGQLRELCYQWLKPERHSKEQILELLLLEQFVAILPLETQSWVRERGPESCRQAVALVEEFLRKRQDAKRWEQKEVAMETHEQKPTASEIGQRSPCQEGGSEHGVDSKSGPGIAMVPSEKEAQTLPRETSEAEELRAPSPGRQTGDLSPDQEKVCAIQSRTAKDPTTLSKEKDTTAVYHDSGLHKIQAAGGRQRSKSFGRQAELFRDKRPHPEEEPFQCPKCRRRFSERATFQQHLKSHFAEKRYQCTECEMRFRQSSDLLKHQRIHTGEKPYQCLECGKTFSLCSALYRHCRGHSGEKPFQCKECGKSFTRNSSLAQHHRLHKR